The Thaumasiovibrio subtropicus genome window below encodes:
- a CDS encoding DUF2339 domain-containing protein, whose amino-acid sequence MEGLLGILGVLIAVGGVSIPIIAILAFLEVRRLKDEVKHLKSEMMLSQRALLQLKARIDGDVIDDYELAPSVSSSEVALSTDVPHSENAPVTPTSPPQKASSRHSHADPKISESQQDAWDGSDEATPFQILLSHVTAHLKRNWLIWSGGVALVFGMGYLMQFVGSRVTVSPEVRIASALSLSVLVVMLSEWLHRQVQAGRWALDRVVGKQYIPATFSSAGMTGIYTSVVFGTVSYDLFSPTLALALIALTALFSLGMSLRYGSLMAVLGLIGGYTAPIWVGEGQPNYWVLMGYISAITAVAIYVQHRLREDWLPPLVVLAHLFWLAMCSVDRSANAFAVWSMVYYPLSLYLLAIVPQQGWRIAAVYRQRELGWYNPGFVSVLILALFVTLNWIDPADVRFLPALMVTPLICLLLPKIRKGYCDHRAQWHALSAAIGGALLQGQYLIDGYGDAAVLSLPVTIGIALWLIVMTFSHYLQYRASYRSVVSYWWLVTSTPLTMIAWLLYVDSNVSSGLMVMTVVTFVVSLGFVFLAWRDQRLRGDMTMMLHLTVLVLNWLWFDNALFTSLLVLQLLVMSMQLWLSSLLIRALTVKVALTLLIARLTLLPFVADWHVSWLPDSATAIANGVPAFLVLSYLMVRLRRHQHQLADWFEAAAVHVLALIVLMQIHYWWTGSTLIYKAVDFTSVSFWLIQSLTLIAVYGHRAKSATSMIIFYRCYRYGLMLVSAYSMMALHTTYLPLTEETVSAAAWPLFNGLSMGWLLPGILMVIIGRKRLQPPPFEAAWITWSGIALIAAWVGLSIRQFWQVDTLHYLADTSMAEWLTYSGALILSGATWTYWAVSQHQVRHQTLGLAVMGAAILKVFLLDASYLDGIWRAVSFLGLGLALIGLGWLFQTLKRRQQTVNDVQ is encoded by the coding sequence ATGGAAGGGTTACTCGGAATACTGGGCGTATTGATAGCGGTGGGTGGCGTTTCTATTCCCATTATCGCGATACTTGCCTTTTTAGAAGTGCGCAGACTCAAGGATGAAGTCAAACACCTTAAGTCTGAAATGATGCTCTCACAGCGGGCATTGTTACAGTTAAAAGCCCGCATCGACGGTGATGTGATCGATGATTATGAGCTTGCTCCATCGGTTTCCTCGTCGGAAGTCGCATTAAGCACAGACGTTCCCCACTCAGAAAACGCGCCTGTGACGCCAACCTCTCCTCCTCAAAAAGCATCCTCAAGGCACAGCCACGCAGATCCTAAGATTTCTGAGAGTCAACAAGACGCATGGGACGGCAGCGATGAGGCCACACCTTTTCAAATCCTGCTTTCGCATGTGACTGCACACTTAAAACGCAACTGGTTGATTTGGTCAGGTGGTGTTGCCTTGGTGTTCGGTATGGGTTACTTGATGCAGTTCGTCGGTAGTAGGGTGACAGTGTCACCGGAGGTGCGCATTGCGTCAGCACTCAGTTTATCGGTGTTAGTGGTTATGCTGTCGGAATGGCTACATCGTCAAGTGCAAGCTGGACGCTGGGCGCTCGATCGTGTTGTCGGAAAGCAGTACATTCCGGCGACATTCTCGTCCGCAGGGATGACAGGCATCTATACATCGGTCGTGTTCGGTACGGTGAGTTATGATCTTTTTTCGCCTACTTTGGCATTAGCGCTGATTGCATTGACCGCGCTTTTTAGTCTTGGAATGAGCTTACGTTATGGCAGCTTGATGGCGGTGCTGGGCTTGATTGGTGGTTATACAGCGCCCATCTGGGTTGGCGAAGGGCAGCCCAACTATTGGGTATTGATGGGGTACATTAGTGCTATCACGGCGGTGGCTATTTATGTTCAACATCGGTTACGAGAAGATTGGTTACCGCCGCTTGTTGTTCTGGCTCACCTATTTTGGCTTGCGATGTGTAGCGTGGACCGCTCTGCCAACGCTTTTGCAGTTTGGAGTATGGTTTACTACCCACTCTCACTCTACTTACTGGCGATTGTTCCTCAACAAGGCTGGCGCATTGCGGCTGTGTATCGACAGCGAGAGTTAGGTTGGTATAACCCCGGATTTGTTTCTGTACTCATTTTAGCGCTGTTTGTGACGCTTAACTGGATAGACCCTGCCGATGTTCGGTTCTTACCCGCATTGATGGTTACGCCTCTGATCTGCCTACTGCTACCTAAAATACGCAAGGGATATTGCGATCATCGCGCGCAATGGCATGCCTTATCTGCAGCTATTGGTGGCGCCTTGTTACAAGGCCAGTATCTCATCGACGGCTATGGTGATGCCGCGGTGTTGTCTCTGCCTGTCACAATAGGTATCGCCTTGTGGCTCATTGTGATGACATTCAGTCATTACCTTCAGTATCGCGCTAGCTATCGCTCTGTTGTGAGTTATTGGTGGTTGGTGACGTCGACGCCACTCACTATGATTGCTTGGTTGCTTTATGTCGATAGTAACGTCTCATCTGGTTTGATGGTAATGACAGTTGTGACTTTCGTTGTCAGTCTTGGCTTCGTGTTTTTAGCATGGCGTGATCAGCGACTGCGTGGGGATATGACGATGATGTTGCATCTCACGGTGTTAGTCCTGAACTGGCTGTGGTTTGATAATGCGTTGTTTACGAGTTTGCTCGTATTGCAGCTGTTAGTCATGAGTATGCAATTGTGGCTTTCTTCGTTGCTTATCCGTGCGCTTACCGTGAAAGTTGCGCTCACTTTACTGATTGCCCGTTTGACTTTGCTGCCCTTTGTCGCTGACTGGCATGTTAGCTGGCTGCCGGACTCTGCAACGGCGATAGCGAATGGGGTGCCAGCCTTTTTGGTGCTGAGTTATCTCATGGTCCGATTACGTCGTCATCAACACCAACTTGCTGACTGGTTTGAAGCGGCTGCCGTGCATGTGTTGGCGCTCATCGTGCTGATGCAAATCCATTACTGGTGGACGGGCTCGACATTGATTTATAAAGCCGTTGATTTCACTAGTGTGAGTTTTTGGTTGATTCAGTCTTTGACGCTGATTGCTGTCTATGGGCATCGAGCAAAATCGGCAACTTCAATGATCATCTTCTATCGATGCTATCGTTACGGGCTAATGCTGGTTTCGGCGTATTCTATGATGGCGTTGCATACCACTTACCTGCCGTTGACTGAGGAAACAGTGTCTGCGGCGGCTTGGCCGTTGTTTAACGGCCTGAGTATGGGGTGGTTACTGCCGGGCATCCTCATGGTCATTATTGGTAGAAAGCGTCTTCAACCACCGCCGTTTGAAGCGGCATGGATTACTTGGAGTGGTATCGCCTTGATCGCGGCTTGGGTCGGCCTCTCCATTCGTCAGTTTTGGCAAGTTGACACGTTGCATTATCTAGCCGATACGTCAATGGCTGAGTGGCTGACCTATTCCGGTGCGCTGATTTTGAGCGGCGCGACATGGACTTATTGGGCGGTTTCGCAGCACCAAGTGCGCCATCAAACGCTTGGGCTTGCCGTGATGGGCGCAGCGATATTGAAGGTCTTTTTACTTGATGCCAGCTATCTCGATGGCATTTGGCGAGCGGTGAGCTTTTTAGGGTTAGGCCTGGCTCTCATCGGCTTGGGGTGGCTGTTTCAGACGTTGAAGCGTCGCCAGCAGACAGTCAATGATGTGCAGTAA
- a CDS encoding ABC transporter substrate-binding protein has protein sequence MKFLLPSIWLLLLFPGSALSSAFEFDTVEFREDTSLKSVTNTRIAGSHVKIHMPNLPYIASAHAINGSLVRPADNERGWEYYMATSHKQITPTLYEFSLRQGVRFQDGTPFNADSVVLNIEHYQKQPYTFSRMHIVLDRAEKIDDYTVRFHLKEEYGLMMYDAIWLLFYSPAYLEKFGWNGKPFCPNLAEAGPYGLGPYILKEGYIEGDRRTPTAELVRNPYYWDPNSPKVDRITIIMDISSAEATELTLNTEGNIDITPIAFGDVMGTIFSPYGKLMRRASNNNYLARFNLFTGHPIFREVEVRAAINRAIDQQLLAALSMNGEGKPTYVSLSERFYGVKESMARLPAPRKESSLNKQVQAEIIAVIDKYKPKYGFEEEEQVPLIILAQESPLFLLKDIKYFLEQVNIDVTLEVVSDESEMFANNLAAIRGENARAFDIVLWPNFDWIRHPWSSFFIFHSETGWSTFEPGSDDVMDQHIKRFFATSSSDPHYIQVLADLSYHIYQQNYVLHLPTPHATFALNKEVVFTPSVSAIYPLWDIQVSDLHWSVRQGEYPSEHLVPIAIQDPREVDHGPKLESAALSPPLP, from the coding sequence ATGAAGTTTCTTTTACCTTCAATTTGGCTACTGCTCCTTTTTCCCGGCTCGGCACTGAGCTCAGCGTTTGAGTTCGACACCGTAGAGTTTCGAGAAGATACCAGTTTAAAGTCAGTCACTAACACGCGCATAGCCGGCTCACATGTCAAGATCCATATGCCAAACTTGCCCTATATCGCATCGGCTCATGCGATAAACGGCTCTCTCGTGCGTCCCGCTGATAATGAACGAGGCTGGGAATACTACATGGCAACATCGCACAAGCAAATCACACCGACCCTGTATGAATTTTCGCTGCGTCAAGGTGTCCGCTTTCAAGATGGTACCCCCTTCAATGCTGATTCTGTGGTACTCAATATCGAGCACTATCAAAAGCAACCTTACACCTTCTCTAGGATGCATATCGTCCTAGATCGGGCTGAAAAGATTGACGATTACACCGTGCGTTTTCACCTGAAAGAAGAGTATGGATTAATGATGTACGACGCGATTTGGTTGCTGTTCTACTCACCCGCCTATCTAGAGAAATTTGGCTGGAATGGCAAACCTTTTTGCCCCAACCTAGCGGAAGCCGGCCCCTATGGCCTTGGTCCTTACATTCTAAAAGAGGGCTACATTGAAGGCGATCGCCGCACGCCGACTGCAGAGCTTGTTCGCAACCCCTACTATTGGGATCCAAATAGCCCGAAAGTCGATCGCATCACCATCATCATGGATATCTCCTCTGCAGAAGCCACCGAGCTCACCTTAAACACAGAGGGCAATATCGATATCACGCCGATCGCCTTTGGTGATGTCATGGGCACCATCTTCTCGCCTTACGGCAAACTGATGCGTCGTGCCTCCAACAATAATTATCTCGCACGCTTTAACCTCTTCACTGGCCATCCAATCTTTCGCGAGGTTGAAGTCAGAGCAGCAATCAATCGGGCTATCGATCAGCAGCTCCTTGCGGCGCTGTCCATGAACGGAGAAGGCAAGCCCACCTATGTTTCTCTTTCTGAACGTTTTTATGGCGTAAAAGAGTCGATGGCGCGCCTGCCAGCACCAAGAAAGGAATCATCACTAAACAAGCAAGTTCAGGCAGAGATTATTGCGGTCATTGACAAATACAAACCTAAGTATGGATTTGAAGAAGAAGAACAAGTCCCGCTCATTATTCTTGCCCAAGAAAGCCCGCTGTTTTTGCTCAAAGATATTAAGTATTTTCTTGAGCAAGTTAACATCGACGTCACGCTAGAGGTCGTGAGTGATGAGTCTGAAATGTTTGCCAACAACCTCGCCGCAATCAGAGGAGAAAATGCACGCGCGTTCGATATCGTTTTATGGCCAAACTTCGATTGGATACGACACCCATGGAGCTCTTTTTTCATCTTCCATTCAGAGACTGGCTGGTCCACTTTTGAGCCGGGTTCTGATGATGTAATGGATCAGCACATCAAGCGCTTTTTTGCGACCTCTAGTTCAGATCCTCACTATATCCAAGTGTTGGCCGATCTGTCTTATCATATTTATCAACAAAACTATGTCCTGCACCTTCCGACGCCGCATGCCACGTTTGCACTCAATAAAGAAGTCGTCTTTACCCCCAGTGTCTCTGCGATTTACCCTCTCTGGGATATTCAAGTCAGCGATTTGCATTGGTCAGTCAGGCAAGGAGAGTATCCAAGTGAACATCTCGTGCCTATTGCGATCCAAGATCCACGTGAGGTAGACCACGGACCAAAACTAGAGAGCGCCGCCCTTTCGCCACCGTTACCCTAA
- a CDS encoding ABC transporter substrate-binding protein: MMQSLFAVMNHHIAVANNPLVIFFVVILTTGISVQADTFQFETVEFRQDSSLETITHQPRAGSHVKVYMPNLPYIAAAHAVNGALVRPAENEKGWEYDMATSHRVISPTLYEFTLREGVRFHDGTPFTADSVVMNIEYFKRDPYTFTKIHLVLERAEKIDDYTVRFHLNEAYGLLLYDALWLLFYSPAYLEKFGWNGKPFCPNIAEAGPYGLGPYMLVDGYIEGDRRTPTAELVRNPYYWDKRSPKVERITIVMDTSPEEAKALALNTEGNIDIAPIAFADEMETVFSPYAKLMRKKANNNYLARFNLFTGNPIFKEPEVRKAINRAIDQHALTALSMNGEGVPTLISLSEGFYGVKESMALLPASPVESIYDEAVRTDIIATLDSYKTKYGYDEDARIPLTIMAQESLLYILKDIKFFLERVNIDVHLHIVKDESEMFKNNLSAIRHENEIDFDIVVWPNFDWIKNPWGTFFIYHSETGWSTFEPGTDDMLDYHVNRFFATPSYAEDYVDTLAGLTQHLHSQNYVLFLPSPFATFAVNKEVVYQPRSSAFYPLWEIEVSDLHWSVRDGEYPTEKLVPIAIEAPDERK; the protein is encoded by the coding sequence ATGATGCAGTCTTTGTTCGCAGTGATGAATCACCACATTGCCGTTGCAAACAATCCGTTGGTCATCTTTTTCGTCGTGATACTCACCACGGGTATATCTGTCCAAGCTGACACCTTTCAGTTCGAGACGGTTGAATTTCGCCAAGACTCGAGTCTTGAAACCATCACCCACCAGCCTCGCGCAGGCTCGCATGTTAAAGTTTACATGCCCAATTTGCCCTATATCGCTGCGGCTCATGCGGTCAATGGTGCCTTAGTGAGACCGGCAGAGAACGAAAAAGGCTGGGAGTATGACATGGCGACCTCGCATCGTGTCATCTCACCCACTTTGTATGAGTTTACATTACGTGAAGGGGTTCGTTTTCATGATGGCACACCGTTTACCGCTGACTCCGTTGTCATGAACATCGAGTATTTTAAAAGGGATCCCTATACCTTCACAAAGATCCACTTAGTCTTAGAGCGCGCAGAAAAGATAGACGACTACACGGTACGTTTTCACCTTAACGAAGCGTATGGTTTGTTGCTCTACGATGCACTTTGGTTGCTATTTTACTCCCCCGCTTACTTAGAGAAATTTGGCTGGAATGGGAAGCCCTTCTGTCCCAATATTGCCGAAGCAGGCCCTTATGGATTAGGGCCGTACATGCTTGTAGATGGGTATATAGAAGGCGACAGACGCACACCAACAGCGGAACTGGTCCGTAACCCTTACTATTGGGATAAACGTTCACCCAAGGTAGAACGTATCACCATCGTCATGGACACGTCCCCTGAAGAAGCAAAAGCCCTCGCACTCAACACGGAGGGCAACATTGATATCGCACCTATTGCGTTTGCCGATGAGATGGAAACCGTTTTCTCACCTTATGCCAAGCTGATGCGCAAAAAAGCGAACAACAACTATTTAGCTCGCTTCAACCTCTTTACTGGCAACCCTATCTTCAAAGAACCTGAAGTCAGAAAGGCCATCAACCGCGCCATCGATCAGCACGCCTTAACCGCCCTTTCAATGAATGGTGAGGGTGTGCCCACTTTAATTTCACTTTCAGAAGGCTTTTATGGTGTGAAAGAGTCGATGGCCTTACTGCCTGCCTCTCCAGTAGAGTCTATCTATGACGAAGCGGTTCGCACCGACATCATCGCAACTTTAGACTCCTATAAGACGAAATATGGCTATGACGAGGATGCACGTATCCCTTTAACCATCATGGCGCAAGAAAGCCTTCTTTACATTCTGAAAGACATCAAATTCTTTCTTGAGCGCGTCAACATCGATGTCCACTTACACATCGTCAAAGACGAGTCTGAAATGTTCAAAAACAACCTGTCAGCAATTCGCCATGAAAACGAAATCGATTTTGACATTGTCGTTTGGCCCAATTTTGACTGGATAAAAAACCCCTGGGGTACTTTCTTCATTTACCACTCCGAGACAGGGTGGTCGACGTTCGAACCCGGCACTGATGACATGTTGGATTATCATGTGAACCGCTTTTTTGCGACGCCTTCCTATGCCGAAGACTATGTCGATACCTTGGCAGGGCTCACACAGCACCTTCACAGCCAGAATTATGTGCTGTTTTTACCCAGCCCCTTTGCCACATTTGCGGTCAATAAAGAGGTCGTCTATCAACCTCGCTCCTCCGCCTTTTATCCACTTTGGGAGATTGAAGTCAGTGACCTCCATTGGTCTGTCAGAGACGGAGAATACCCAACAGAAAAACTCGTCCCCATCGCCATTGAGGCCCCTGACGAAAGGAAATAA
- a CDS encoding ATP-binding protein: MKQDPEAALSKKILILFLCTTSVLILQGIYNILSIDDVTESISQVHESVTRVNTNNQLIAKPVSELRQKTMNLVMAPNQETRETLKASIEEDLSLIDARLREAQQNYQDSDELNLLVGKLLSSWRKYSDTVIKSINYSDSGIRVAEFIHITTDSKVAYDEFIANIGAYNNHQVQISETIYIQAQESSKLAFWAVVITTVTEAIILKVILLYVLNIVKKYLDNKQKHADQLETKNEELQDSYNELKTMQGQLIESEKHASLSKLVAGVAHELSTPISVGLTTASHQEHISSELAEKSKVSEIESDEVDQFIQEHQESSKIMTANLKRADEIVTRFKRLSTDNVQSEISWFNLNDQLRDIVHTLSPNMRGIHVYIEAEEELEVKLDPSVVYHIISNLLMNAKNHAFEFTNQPKVIIGLALVEENRIQMSVKDNGKGISMENQAKIFDPFFTTNKKRGGTGLGLSIVYNTLSHVQGKIICDSEEGNGTLFITEIPCEANILPPKRASGR; this comes from the coding sequence ATGAAGCAAGATCCAGAAGCGGCGCTATCGAAAAAAATACTGATACTGTTTCTCTGTACGACCTCGGTACTGATCCTTCAAGGTATCTACAATATCTTATCCATTGACGATGTGACCGAGTCCATCAGTCAAGTACACGAGTCAGTAACGCGTGTTAACACCAACAATCAACTCATTGCGAAACCTGTCTCAGAGCTGAGGCAAAAGACGATGAACTTGGTGATGGCGCCAAACCAAGAGACACGCGAAACACTAAAGGCCTCGATTGAAGAAGACCTAAGTCTCATTGATGCCCGCTTGAGGGAAGCGCAGCAGAACTATCAAGATAGCGATGAGCTCAATTTACTCGTCGGCAAACTGCTCAGCTCATGGCGTAAGTACAGCGATACCGTCATAAAGTCGATAAACTATTCAGACTCGGGCATCCGCGTTGCTGAGTTCATTCATATCACCACAGACAGTAAAGTGGCCTACGACGAGTTCATTGCCAATATCGGTGCTTACAACAACCACCAAGTGCAAATCTCAGAAACCATTTACATTCAAGCGCAAGAGAGCTCCAAACTGGCCTTTTGGGCCGTGGTCATAACCACGGTCACAGAAGCCATAATCCTAAAAGTAATCCTGCTTTATGTGCTTAATATTGTTAAAAAATACCTAGATAACAAACAAAAACATGCCGACCAGTTAGAAACTAAAAATGAAGAACTCCAAGACTCTTACAACGAACTGAAAACCATGCAGGGCCAATTGATCGAATCTGAAAAACATGCCTCGCTGTCAAAACTCGTTGCAGGTGTTGCACATGAACTCAGTACCCCAATCAGTGTAGGGCTCACCACTGCATCCCATCAAGAGCACATCTCCAGTGAACTCGCTGAAAAGAGTAAAGTCTCTGAAATTGAGTCCGATGAGGTAGACCAATTTATTCAAGAACATCAAGAATCTAGCAAAATAATGACGGCAAACCTGAAACGTGCCGATGAGATTGTTACCCGTTTTAAACGCCTATCAACAGACAACGTTCAATCAGAAATCAGTTGGTTTAACCTCAATGATCAGTTACGCGATATCGTTCATACTTTGAGCCCAAATATGCGCGGTATTCATGTTTACATTGAGGCGGAAGAAGAACTGGAAGTCAAACTAGATCCCAGCGTGGTGTATCACATCATCTCTAATCTGCTCATGAATGCCAAAAATCACGCCTTTGAGTTCACCAATCAGCCCAAAGTCATCATAGGACTCGCCTTGGTGGAAGAAAATCGTATTCAGATGTCCGTCAAGGATAACGGCAAAGGCATTAGCATGGAGAATCAAGCAAAAATCTTCGACCCTTTCTTTACCACCAACAAAAAGCGCGGGGGAACAGGACTTGGGCTCTCTATTGTTTACAACACCCTCAGCCATGTGCAAGGTAAGATCATCTGTGACAGCGAAGAAGGGAACGGCACCTTGTTCATCACTGAGATTCCTTGTGAAGCCAACATTTTGCCACCCAAGCGTGCGAGTGGCCGTTAA
- a CDS encoding family 20 glycosylhydrolase — MKWKTSLLALAVGSLCASSAYALNQQALNELGESVNLQYTVLDNTFNDYNTFLAELSLTNEGSKVITGADWEIWFSHIRQIPVVNSDQVVISHVNGDIFKLTPTANFQPLQPGENLTFTFEGAAWQVAKTDIMPNWYLVSEDKGTTVTALIQSTSNQVDGVVPVKPDEELSFVGEFTSSKQWKRYDSAALVDQYNPYTAEQRFERNADLSLTPASGVIPTPANMTIGTGHLVIDNSWQVVYDAGYESEAAYLAAQLGITATAWSPNVEKVIRVGWEQVNLDGHPRWTEAYNLDVDTASNAVKIGAVDAAGAFYAAQTLLQLLDGEALPQASVTDAPRFGYRGFSLDTSRNFRSVAMVKRLLDQMAKFKLNKLHLRLADDEGWRIEVESLPELTEVGAKRCHDPDERRCMLPFLGAGPDGNNEGSGFYTAQEYRDLLAYANALNIEVIPELDMPGHAHAAIKAMEARYHRLMAENKPAEASEYLLTDFDDQSDYLSVQMFTDNAMNVCMESTFTFVDKVVAELVALHQGVQSLKTFHFGGDEIAGAWKASPVCEAFFANNDKGITSPDQLSQYFVERVAAITANYGLDLGGWEDGLMHGTVYPRAAMANTHVTGNAWQNIWEWGVADRGYNLANNGYKVIYNHASHFYFDHPYEPDPSERGYYWAPRHTDTRKTFGYMPDDVFANADFTRAGAPITKEDVLAVAGVKSLQRPENIAGLQGSLWAETVRTGEQAEGMIFPRLIALAERAWHSAAWEADDATGQVVDEAARTASYNAFANLLGQRVLPQLEADGVAFNLPVPGARIVAGKLEANTPFPGLTIEFSEDDGASWQVYTLPVAVSTAVKVRTVSGQRSSRVTQVN; from the coding sequence ATGAAATGGAAAACGTCTTTGCTTGCTTTGGCTGTTGGCTCGCTATGCGCCTCATCAGCCTATGCGCTCAACCAGCAAGCGCTGAATGAGCTGGGAGAAAGCGTCAACTTGCAGTACACGGTGTTAGACAATACCTTTAACGACTACAACACTTTCCTCGCTGAGCTCTCACTGACCAATGAAGGGTCAAAAGTGATCACCGGTGCGGATTGGGAAATTTGGTTTAGCCATATCCGTCAGATCCCGGTGGTCAATAGTGACCAAGTGGTCATCTCTCATGTCAATGGCGATATTTTTAAACTGACGCCAACAGCAAATTTCCAGCCATTGCAACCGGGTGAAAACTTAACCTTTACGTTTGAAGGGGCTGCATGGCAAGTTGCAAAAACCGATATCATGCCTAACTGGTATCTTGTGAGTGAGGATAAGGGCACCACTGTAACCGCGTTGATTCAAAGCACCAGCAACCAAGTGGATGGTGTCGTTCCGGTCAAACCGGATGAAGAACTGAGCTTTGTGGGTGAGTTTACTTCCTCTAAACAGTGGAAACGTTATGACTCGGCAGCGCTCGTGGACCAATATAACCCGTATACTGCAGAGCAACGTTTTGAACGTAATGCGGATCTCTCACTGACGCCCGCATCGGGTGTTATACCCACGCCTGCCAATATGACCATTGGCACGGGGCATTTGGTGATTGATAACAGTTGGCAAGTTGTTTACGACGCGGGCTATGAATCAGAAGCCGCTTATCTAGCAGCACAGTTGGGTATCACTGCTACTGCTTGGTCACCGAATGTGGAAAAAGTAATTCGTGTTGGTTGGGAGCAGGTGAATCTGGATGGTCACCCTCGCTGGACAGAGGCTTATAATCTGGATGTTGATACTGCCAGCAATGCAGTGAAGATTGGCGCAGTCGATGCAGCGGGCGCTTTTTATGCTGCGCAAACTTTATTGCAGTTGCTTGATGGTGAAGCGCTGCCTCAAGCGTCAGTCACTGATGCTCCTCGGTTTGGTTATCGAGGTTTTTCTCTCGATACGTCACGTAACTTCCGCAGTGTGGCGATGGTGAAGCGTCTACTCGACCAAATGGCCAAATTTAAATTGAACAAACTTCACCTTCGTTTGGCTGATGATGAAGGTTGGCGCATTGAAGTCGAATCATTACCCGAGTTGACCGAGGTTGGTGCGAAGCGCTGTCATGATCCTGACGAGCGCCGTTGTATGTTGCCATTCTTGGGCGCTGGTCCTGACGGCAATAACGAGGGCTCTGGTTTTTATACCGCGCAAGAGTATCGTGACCTCCTCGCGTATGCGAATGCACTCAACATCGAAGTGATTCCAGAGCTAGATATGCCAGGCCATGCGCACGCCGCGATTAAAGCGATGGAGGCGCGTTATCATCGTTTAATGGCAGAGAACAAGCCAGCAGAAGCGAGTGAGTACCTACTGACAGACTTCGATGATCAATCTGATTACCTCTCAGTCCAGATGTTTACTGACAATGCGATGAACGTCTGTATGGAGTCGACATTTACTTTCGTCGATAAGGTCGTTGCCGAGTTAGTTGCCTTGCACCAAGGCGTGCAGTCGTTGAAGACATTCCACTTTGGTGGTGATGAGATAGCTGGGGCATGGAAAGCATCGCCTGTTTGTGAAGCCTTCTTTGCCAACAACGACAAGGGCATCACTTCACCAGATCAACTCAGTCAGTACTTCGTTGAACGTGTTGCGGCGATTACAGCGAACTATGGTTTGGATTTAGGTGGTTGGGAAGATGGCCTCATGCATGGCACTGTCTATCCAAGGGCCGCGATGGCAAATACCCACGTGACTGGCAATGCATGGCAGAATATTTGGGAGTGGGGTGTTGCTGACCGCGGATACAACCTTGCAAACAATGGCTATAAGGTGATCTACAATCACGCGTCGCACTTTTACTTTGACCATCCTTATGAGCCGGATCCAAGCGAACGTGGCTATTACTGGGCGCCACGCCATACTGATACCCGTAAAACCTTTGGTTATATGCCAGACGATGTGTTTGCCAATGCAGACTTTACGCGTGCCGGAGCGCCTATCACGAAAGAGGATGTCCTCGCGGTGGCGGGTGTGAAATCACTGCAGCGCCCTGAGAACATCGCAGGATTGCAAGGTTCGTTATGGGCCGAGACGGTTCGAACTGGAGAACAAGCTGAAGGGATGATCTTCCCACGTTTGATCGCATTGGCCGAACGTGCATGGCACAGTGCGGCTTGGGAAGCCGATGACGCAACGGGCCAAGTGGTCGATGAGGCTGCGCGTACTGCAAGCTATAACGCGTTTGCCAACCTGCTCGGTCAGCGTGTGTTGCCGCAACTGGAAGCGGATGGTGTTGCATTTAACTTGCCAGTGCCAGGCGCGAGGATTGTTGCAGGTAAACTGGAAGCGAACACCCCATTCCCGGGACTGACTATTGAGTTCTCGGAAGATGATGGTGCGAGCTGGCAGGTGTATACGTTACCAGTGGCCGTTTCAACCGCTGTTAAGGTGCGTACTGTTTCTGGTCAGCGCTCAAGCCGTGTGACACAAGTCAATTAA